From a region of the Kwoniella mangroviensis CBS 8507 chromosome 1 map unlocalized Ctg01, whole genome shotgun sequence genome:
- a CDS encoding mitochondrial 54S ribosomal protein mL43 — MPRLNPALPAIPKTYSVQGYRHFLTPLRKLIFDYDAESPSQQGVRSFIKKPLINLARENPDVEFVVRRLKRGKAAVLRGHYVNGRDKVICVNKLEMDGVSNKVNLLLNSSGAKIKPLKNLTLEAAPASESARGVWSALHDQTKAGQGYGI; from the exons atGCCTCGACTGAATCCTGCGCTCCCAGCTATACCGAAAACATATTCGGTACAAGGATACCGACATTTCTTGACACCGCTTCGAAAGTTGATTTTTGACTATGATGCCGAATCACCTTCGCAGCAGGGTGTAAG GTCGTTCATCAAGAAACCTCTGATAAATCTAGCCCGAGAGAACCCAGATGTTGAGTTTGTAGTGAGGAGGCTGAAGAGGGGGAAGGCTGCGGTCTTGAGGGGACATTACG TCAATGGACGAGATAAGGTGATATGTGTGAACAAGTTGGAGATGGACGGTGTGTCGAATAAG GTCAACCTGCTACTGAATTCATCCGGAGCCAAAATCAAACCACTCAAAAACCTCACTTTGGAAGCTGCACCAGCATCAGAATCAGCTCGAGGAGTCTGGTCCGCCCTCCATGACCAGACAAAGGCTGGACAAGGGTATGGGATATAG